In a single window of the Elaeis guineensis isolate ETL-2024a chromosome 6, EG11, whole genome shotgun sequence genome:
- the LOC105047155 gene encoding scopoletin glucosyltransferase: MGSASEELHILFFPLLAPGHMIPMVDMAKLFAARGVKATILTTPANAAAVQSTIKCTDDSLRHRITVALLHFPSSAAVDGENMSCLPTQAARQNFLGSLASLRQPFDQVLREHRPDCVVADMFYPWTLSLAKELGIPLLFFHGMSFLTLCIDHGMHRPNSPLESLPDDPETVIVLGLPHRIELKRSQIPDLAKVSSFLSDLFRQLGEAEMGCSGVLVNSFYELERDFADHYKKVTGRKAWHVGPVSLCNKDFDEKSSRGDTACIDCAHCLSWLDGKPPSSVLYICFGSLFQFSPAQLREMALAFEASDTPFIWVVRNKSSEWLPEGYEERVVGGGKGMILRGWAPQILILNHPAVGGFLTHCGWNSCLEAVSSGLPMVTWPLFADQFYNETLIVDMLKVGIVVGATEYVVEEGEIRVVKWDVIRRVVSRVMGGGKEAEGMRKRARELGERARRALEVGGSSYVAMGELIKELNEAKAAREKNRSR, encoded by the coding sequence ATGGGCTCAGCCTCTGAAGAACTCCACAtcctcttcttccctctcttggcCCCCGGCCACATGATCCCTATGGTCGACATGGCCAAACTCTTCGCCGCCCGTGGCGTCAAGGCCACGATCCTCACCACCCCGGCCAATGCCGCAGCCGTCCAGTCCACCATCAAATGCACCGACGACTCCCTCCGCCACCGCATCACCGTCGCCCTCCTCCACTTCCCCTCCTCCGCCGCCGTTGATGGCGAAAACATGTCCTGCCTCCCGACACAGGCCGCCCGGCAGAACTTCCTCGGCTCCCTCGCGAGCCTACGCCAACCGTTCGACCAGGTTCTCAGAGAGCACCGCCCTGACTGCGTCGTCGCTGATATGTTCTACCCGTGGACTCTCAGCCTCGCAAAAGAGCTCGGTATACCGCTGCTCTTCTTCCATGGCATGAGCTTCCTTACCCTCTGCATCGACCATGGCATGCACCGCCCAAACTCCCCTCTGGAGAGCCTGCCCGACGATCCCGAGACCGTCATCGTCCTCGGCCTCCCGCACCGCATCGAGTTGAAGCGGTCGCAGATCCCAGACTTAGCGAAAGTCAGCTCCTTCTTGAGTGATCTCTTCCGTCAGCTGGGCGAGGCTGAGATGGGCTGCTCCGGCGTGCTAGTCAACAGTTTTTACGAACTCGAGCGGGACTTCGCAGACCATTATAAGAAGGTCACCGGAAGGAAGGCGTGGCACGTCGGCCCGGTGTCGCTCTGCAACAAAGACTTCGACGAGAAGTCCAGCAGGGGGGACACGGCTTGCATCGATTGTGCCCACTGTTTGAGCTGGCTCGACGGCAAGCCCCCCAGCTCGGTATTGTACATTTGTTTCGGAAGTTTGTTCCAGTTTAGTCCAGCCCAGCTTCGCGAAATGGCACTGGCTTTCGAGGCCTCCGACACGCCGTTCATCTGGGTGGTGAGGAACAAAAGCTCGGAGTGGCTGCCGGAAGGGTACGAAGAAAGGGTGGTGGGAGGAGGGAAGGGGATGATTCTAAGAGGATGGGCGCCGCAGATACTTATATTGAACCATCCGGCGGTGGGAGGATTTTTGACGCACTGCGGTTGGAATTCTTGCCTGGAGGCGGTGAGCTCCGGTCTGCCGATGGTCACTTGGCCGCTGTTCGCCGACCAGTTCTACAACGAGACGCTAATCGTGGACATGCTGAAGGTGGGGATTGTCGTCGGAGCCACGGAGTATGTGGTGGAAGAGGGGGAGATTAGGGTGGTGAAGTGGGACGTGATAAGGAGGGTGGTGTCGAGGGTGATGGGTGGGGGGAAGGAGGCagaggggatgagaaagagggcAAGGGAGCTCGGAGAGAGGGCGAGGAGGGCGTTGGAGGTGGGTGGATCTTCTTATGTCGCCATGGGAGAACTCATCAAggaactgaatgaagccaaagcaGCAAGAGAGAAGAACCGATCTCGCTGA
- the LOC105047212 gene encoding anthocyanidin 3-O-glucosyltransferase 4-like: METARWGDETSMDCNQCLKLVKYQEAGLGGPSWFRESAQTSHGSIQRVALGLEASDKPLIWVVRGVRGNDSRGCGGIFDALRLEFLLGGVSAGMPMITWPMYAEQFDNEMLMVEVSKVGVGVKEFVSVDKDSRVMAREEIGRAVGRMVDEGAKAEGVRMRAWDLAEMARIAVEEGGSSNFGMEELIQE, encoded by the coding sequence ATGGAGACGGCTCGGTGGGGAGATGAGACTTCCATGGATTGTAACCAGTGTTTGAAGCTGGTTAAATACCAAGAAGCCGGGCTCGGTGGTCCAAGTTGGTTTCGGGAGTCTGCACAAACTTCCCATGGCTCAATTCAGAGGGTCGCCTTGGGCCTCGAGGCCTCCGACAAGCCGCTTATTTGGGTGGTGAGAGGTGTTCGTGGAAATGATTCACGAGGCTGTGGGGGGATTTTTGACGCATTGCGGCTGGAATTCTTGCTTGGAGGAGTGAGTGCGGGGATGCCGATGATCACTTGGCCGATGTACGCCGAGCAGTTTGATAACGAGATGTTGATGGTGGAGGTGTCGAAGGTTGGGGTTGGGGTGAAGGAATTTGTATCGGTTGATAAGGATAGCAGGGTGATGGCGCGGGAGGAGATAGGGAGGGCCGTAGGGAGGATGGTGGATGAGGGAGCGAAGGCCGAGGGGGTGAGGATGAGGGCATGGGATCTAGCGGAAATGGCGAGGATAGCAGTGGAGGAGGGTGGGTCGTCGAATTTTGGCATGGAGGAGCTCATCCAGGAGTAG